One window from the genome of Indicator indicator isolate 239-I01 chromosome 6, UM_Iind_1.1, whole genome shotgun sequence encodes:
- the LOC128967490 gene encoding olfactory receptor 14J1-like: MYFFLLNLAFIDMGAISTTVPKSMDNSLRNTRDISYPSCIAQAFFILFFLSAEVSLFTIMSYDRYVAICRPLHYETLLGSRVCVHLAAAAWGICFFCALLHTANTFSLPLCQGNAVEQFFCEIPQILKLSCSTAYLRELWLIVVGCSLAFVCFVFIVVSYVQIFRAVLRIPSQQGRHKAFATCLPHLAVFSLSFSTGIFAYLKPPSLSYPSSNLVLSILYSVVPPAVNPLIYSLRNQELKAALSKMIPGCFQKQ; this comes from the coding sequence atgtacttcttcctcctcaacctTGCCTTCATCGACATGGGTGCcatctccaccactgtccccaaATCCATGGACAattccctgaggaacaccagggaCATATCCTATCCATCATGTATTGCTCAGgcatttttcattctctttttcctttcagcagaGGTTTCTCTCTTCACCATCATGTCCTACGATCGCTACGTTGCCATCTGCAGACCCCTGCACTATgagaccctcctgggcagcagagtttgtgtccacctggcagcagctgcttggggcatttgttttttctgtgctctgctgcacacagccaatacattttccctgcccctctgccagggcaatgctgtggagcagttcttctgtgaaatcccccagatcctcaagctctcctgctccacagcctaCCTCAGGGAACTTTGGCTTATCGTGGTCGGTTGCTCTTTAGcatttgtctgttttgtgttcATTGTGGTGTCCTATGTGCAGAtcttcagggcagtgctgaggatcccctctcagcagggacgccacaaagcctttgccacctgcctgcctcacctggctgtgttctccCTGAGTTTCAGCACTGGCATCTTTGCCTACCTGAagcctccctccctttcctatCCATCCTCGAACCTGGTTTTGTCAATTCTGTACTCAGTGGTGCCTCCAGCAGTGAACCCTCTCATCTACAGCCTGAggaaccaggagctgaaggctgccctgagcaaaATGATCCCTGGAtgctttcagaagcaataa